From the genome of Gracilinanus agilis isolate LMUSP501 chromosome 2, AgileGrace, whole genome shotgun sequence, one region includes:
- the LOC123236088 gene encoding olfactory receptor 4K14-like, whose translation MDRVNQSVVSEFVLLGLTDSWELQICLFLLFSVIYLATVLGNILIMTTVITDSHLHSPMYFLLANLSFVDLWLSSVTIPKAIIDFFRENKTISFGICMWQVVFVHFAGGGEMVLLVTMAYDRYVAICKPLHYTTIMSQQRCIWLVVISWAIGLVHSISQLVMIVDLPFCGPREIDSFFCDLPLVIELACMDTSVLGSLVNADSGFLATVCFILLLISYIYILLTVRHHSTDGVYKALSTCTAHIMVVFIFFVPCIFIYLCPLNIPSVDKFLAVFYAVFTPLLNPSIYTLRNKEMKEAMKRLSMSARGKS comes from the coding sequence ATGGATAGAGTGAATCAATCTGTGGTATCCGAATTTGTGCTATTGGGACTTACTGATTCATGGGAGCTCCAGATCTGtctctttctattattttctgtgATTTATTTGGCTACTGTTTTAGGTAACATCCTTATTATGACCACAGTCATCACAGATTCCCATCTCCATTCCCCTATGTACTTCTTGTTAGCTAATCTCTCTTTTGTGGACTTGTGGCTTTCCTCAGTCACCATTCCTAAAGCAATCATAGATTTTTTCAGGGAGAACAAGACCATCTCCTTTGGAATCTGTATGTGGCAAGTTGTCTTCGTGCATTTTGCTGGAGGGGGTGAGATGGTGTTGCTCGTAACTATGGCCTATGACCGCTATGTAGCCATATGTAAACCCCTCCACTACACAACCATCATGAGTCAGCAAAGGTGCATTTGGCTTGTAGTTATCTCATGGGCTATCGGGCTTGTACACTCTATTAGTCAATTGGTTATGATTGTGGATCTGCCTTTCTGTGGCCCTAGAGAGATAGACAGCTTTTTCTGTGACCTTCCACTGGTGATTGAACTTGCCTGCATGGATACTTCTGTCCTGGGATCATTAGTGAATGCGGATAGTGGATTCCTTGCTACAGTCTGTTTCATCCTACTTTTGATCTCTTACATCTATATCTTACTCACTGTTCGCCATCACTCCACAGATGGGGTATACAAAGCATTGTCTACTTGTACTGCCCACATCATGGTGGTGTTCATATTCTTCGTGCCTTGTATCTTCATTTATCTTTGTCCTCTCAACATTCCATCAGTGGACAAGTTTCTTGCTGTGTTTTATGCAGTATTTACACCTCTATTGAATCCTTCCATCTATACCTTGAGAAACAAAGAGATGAAAG
- the LOC123236089 gene encoding olfactory receptor 4F15-like: protein MNELNHSMVSEFVFLGISSSWAIQLGLLLFSTFFYMVIVLGNVFIVLTVSTDGHLHSPMYLLLANLSFIDLCLSTVAVPKMISDLLYEHKVISFQGCITQIFFIHFMGGTEMVLLISMAFDRYVAICKPLHYLTIMNPKMCIFLQVSSWAIGLIHSFTQLAFVANLPFCGPNEIDSFYCDLPRFIKLACIDTYKLEFIVTANSGFISIGTICLLFISYIYILVTVQKHSSSGLSKALSTLSAHISVVVLFFGPCIFFYVWPFPTMPVDKFLAIIDFIITPVLNPSIYTFRNKDMKAALKRLSSKLVNFRKTL from the coding sequence ATGAATGAATTGAATCACTCCATGGTGTCAGAGTTTGTGTTCCTGGGAATCTCCAGCTCTTGGGCCATACAACTTGGCCTTCTGCTGTTCTCCACCTTTTTCTATATGGTTATCGTGCTGGGAAACGTCTTTATTGTTCTCACAGTGAGCACTGATGGTCACCTACATTCTCCAATGTATTTGTTATTAGCAAACCTCTCCTTTATTGACTTGTGTCTCTCCACTGTTGCAGTTCCCAAGATGATTTCTGACCTCTTATATGAGCACAAAGTCATATCATTCCAGGGTTGTATCACCcagatatttttcattcatttcatggGAGGAACTGAGATGGTGTTGCTCATTTCCATGGCCTTTGACAGATATGTTGCCATATGTAAGCCTCTTCACTATTTGACCATTATGAACCCCAAAATGTGTATTTTTCTTCAGGTGTCTTCTTGGGCCATTGGCCTCATACACTCATTCACCCAGCTGGCTTTTGTGGCAAACTTGCCTTTCTGTGGTCCTAATGAAATCGACAGTTTTTATTGTGATCTTCCTCGGTTCATCAAATTGGCCTGCATAGATACATATAAGTTGGAGTTCATTGTCACTGCTAACAGTGGTTTCATCTCCATTGGTACCATATGTCTCCTGTTTATCTCCTACATTTACATCCTGGTCACTGTTCAGAAGCACTCCTCTAGTGGATTGTCCAAGGCACTCTCTACTCTGTCAGCTCACATCAGTGTGGTGGTCTTATTCTTTGGCCCATGTATCTTTTTTTATGTTTGGCCATTCCCTACAATGCCAGTGGATAAATTTCTGGCTATTATTGATTTCATCATCACCCCTGTCTTAAATCCATCCATATATACATTCAGAAACAAAGACATGAAGGCAGCACTGAAGAGACTGAGTAGCAAATTAGTGAATTTTAGGAAAACTTTATAA